Proteins encoded by one window of Kwoniella dejecticola CBS 10117 chromosome 7, complete sequence:
- a CDS encoding serine/threonine-protein phosphatase PP2A catalytic subunit, with protein sequence MSSNDDVDSWIAQLMQCKPLSEPEVKKLCDKAREVLMEESNVQPVRCPVTVCGDIHGQFHDLSELFRIGGNSPDTNYLFMGDYVDRGYYSVETVTLLVALKLRYRDRVTILRGNHESRQITQVYGFYDECLRKYGNANVWKFFTDLFDYLPLTALIDNQIFCLHGGLSPSIDTLDHIRSIDRIQEVPHEGPMCDLLWSDPDDRCGWGISPRGAGYTFGQDISEAFNHNNGLTLVARAHQLVMEGFSWSQERNVVTIFSAPNYCYRCGNQAAILEVDDALKYTFLQFDPAPRAGEPLVSRRPPDYFL encoded by the exons ATGTCCTCGAACGACGATGTGGACTCGTGGATCGCTCAGTTGATGCAATGTAAACCATTGAGCGAACCTGAAGTGAAAAAGTTGTGTGATAAG GCAAGAGAGGTGTTAATGGAAGAATCGAATGTCCAACCCGTCCGATGCCCCGTGACAGTGTGTGGAGACATTCACGGACAATTC CACGACTTGTCCGAGTTATTCAGGATAGGGGGAAACTCGCCAGACACCAATTACCTATTCATGGGAGATTATGTGGATAGAGGATACTACTCAGTCGAAACTGTCACCTTGCTAGTAGCATTGAAGTTGAGATACAGAGATAGAGTCACGATCTTAAGAGGGAATCACGAGTCAAGACAGATCACTCAAGTCTATGGATTCTACGATGAGTGTCTGAGAAAATATGGGAATGCCAATGTGTGGAAGTTCTTCACGGATCTGTTCGATTATTTGCCGTTGACTGCTTTGATTGATAACCAA ATCTTCTGTCTCCATGGTGGTCTTTCACCATCAATCGATACGCTCGACCATATTCGATCTATCGATCGGATTCAAGAGGTACCTCACGAAGGACCGATGTGCGATTTGCTCTGGTCAGACCCAGATGACAGATGTGGATGGGGTATAAGTCCTCGTGGAGCGGGATATACCTTCGGACAAGATATATCCGAGGCATTCA ACCACAACAACGGCTTGACATTGGTCGCGCGAGCACATCAATTGGTCATGGAAGGATTCTCGTGGTCCCAAGAGCGAAACGTGGTCACCATTTTCTCCGCCCCGAATTACTGTTATAGATGTGGTAATCAAGCTGCTATATTAGAGGTTGACGATGCTCTGAAATACACCTT CCTACAATTCGATCCGGCACC